In the Solanum pennellii chromosome 5, SPENNV200 genome, one interval contains:
- the LOC107019571 gene encoding uncharacterized protein LOC107019571, protein MVLQTTYQDKATQTENKNEDTIEELLRAITTLCTKVDSMDNEIQKLKSQQHDYKSAELRRSEDGKIQEIKGDDGKLPKTHNVCLNTAAGTSRKFSEKPRNTNLNQLFIKPFTQNTQKQIPTESQTSTYAVSIQSDKKRYNYITQSYIENIYKIQTFLNLNPRYTQTKNPNEDYITQKLQGYNRLIAQPKSSSNLVKTCYSYGLLSTVYTYDGEEM, encoded by the exons ATGGTGTTGCAGACTACTTATCAAGACAAAGCTACTCAGACTGAGAACAAAAACGAAGATACAATTGAAGAGCTACTCAGAGCCATTACTACACTTTGTACTAAAGTGGACAGTATGGACAATGAGATACAAAAGCTAAA AAGTCAACAACATGACTATAAAAGTGCGGAGCTACGTCGATCGGAAGACGGTAAAATTCAAGAGATAAAAGGAGACGATGGGAAACTCCCTAAAACCCATAATGTTTGTTTAAATACAGCTGCAGGTACAAGCAGAAAATTTAGTGAAAAACCAcgaaatacaaatttaaatcaGTTATTTATAAAACCATTTACTCAAAATACACAAAAACAAATACCCACAGAATCACAAACTTCTACATACGCAGTTAGTATACAAAGTGATAAAAAGAGATACAATTACATCACACAATCGTATAttgaaaacatatataagatccaaacatttttaaatttaaacccCAGATACACACAAACCAAAAACCCAAATGAAGATTATATAACCCAAAAACTACAAGGATATAATAGATTGATTGCACAACCTAAATCTAGTTCAAACTTAGTTAAAACATGTTACAGTTATGGATTACTAAGTACCGTATACACATATGATGGAGAAGAAATGTAA